The following are encoded together in the Humulus lupulus chromosome 5, drHumLupu1.1, whole genome shotgun sequence genome:
- the LOC133779396 gene encoding uncharacterized protein LOC133779396, which yields MSMRGACLAATSMILSLAAPKFGFIILLYQLQQGTPFCWFMDRHWINIPNKLSAEYAAGMNEFISVARHSMDSNGMVLCPCCRCVNKKSQYMHVIKLHLITHGFLSTYTRWYHHGKQVEEVEDDGLFDTEDNVEDSDQSDDLAAGLHDAIGSKYFDIGPTSDFNDESPLNVDDKYDALFESLHKPLYNNCKGFSVLSATVKLMNLKVLNKWTDKSFDRLLECLREILPEGNQCPGNYYQTRKLLCEVGLGYEQIDVCLSCPVCKSSRYVRNQIPHKRLRWFPIKARLKRMFSSKHTSKDMRWHKEVRKNEAGILRHPVDGDAWKHFDNVYPDFAADSRSVRMGLASDGFNPFSNMTSTYSLLPVILIPYNMPPWASPNGTNYLMSLLIPGPKSPGKDYDVFLMSLIEELKELWDGVNAYDLYGQCMFKLRAAVLWTISDFPAYAYLSRWSTAGKLACPVCLEDTRSRRITDKQCFMGHRCYLKRNHSWRKSKEYDGSTELRGPPRTFTGDDILKQLDEIPIHTPGKAPSNSSRKRKRGEKELNWCKRSVLFELPYWSKLLLRHNLDVMHIEKNVCDNIIGTLLDIEGKSKDTLKARKDLQNLNIREDLWLKKDPSNNKLPDGYASNISRCVTDNDKLGGMKTHDCHVLLHKILPAALLPFLTDNIRGTLIELCQFFQKICAKPLQIYDIEELRDGIVIILCKLEKIFPPSFFTIMVHLCVHLPDQVLLGGPVASRWMFGTERHMGLYKKYVRNMSRPDGSIAEAFVVDEAVTFLSRYVSNIETGFTRPECNWDIPSPNHTLDVFNSNVRPLGASTIKLLQNWRQVVQWYILNNSVDDIQHFIEKGLSDSEVALEHKEQFPSWFKNKVSQMRVQKSPLANDDLYSLSQGPLERYNTYQSCIVNGVRFRCKERDNTLKTQCSGICTEGDHDNINILYYGVLIEILQLSFVLDRKVFLFRCKWYNSNPKGRSIVVDHNLTSINTSTDWYSNEPFILATQAQQVFYLLDMKRGSNWRIVQKVNHRSIYDIPEIMEETVNNDVFQEEESFQLPHFQPTEDFIER from the exons ATGTCCATGAGAGGTGCTTGTCTAGCAGCAACTTCCATGATTCTCAGTTTAGCTGCCCCAA AATTTGGGTTCATCATATTGCTCTACCAACTACAACAAGGGACCCCATTTTGTTGGTTCATGGATCGTCATTGGATAAATATACCAAATAAACTTTCAGCAGAATATGCTGCTGGAATGAATGAATTCATTAGTGTTGCAAGACACTCCATGGACTCCAATGGGATGGTTCTATGCCCTTGTTGTCGATGCGTGAATAAGAAATCACAATACATGCATGTGATAAAGTTGCACCTGATCACTCATGGATTTCTTAGTACTTACACAAGGTGGTATCACCATGGTAAGCAAGTAGAGGAAGTAGAAGATGATGGGTTATTTGATACCGAGGATAATGTCGAAGATTCGGATCAGAGTGATGATTTGGCGGCAGGTCTTCATGATGCTATTGGTAGTAAGTATTTTGACATTGGTCCAACTAGTGACTTCAATGATGAATCTCCACTTAATGTGGATGACAAGTATGATGCATTGTTTGAGTCACTTCATAAGCCTTTGTACAATAATTGTAAAGGTTTCTCTGTCTTAAGCGCGACGGTGAAGTTGATGAATCTCAAAGTGCTTAACAAATGGACAGATAAATCATTCGACCGTCTTTTGGAGTGTTTGAGAGAGATATTGCCCGAGGGTAATCAGTGCCCAGGGAATTATTACCAGACGAGGAAGCTTCTTTGTGAGGTGGGCTTAGGCTATGAGCAAATTGATgtttgtt TGTCATGTCCTGTATGCAAGTCTAGTCGTTATGTACGAAATCAAATCCCACATAAACGACTTAGATGGTTCCCAATCAAGGCACGACTTAAGAGAATGTTTAGTTCGAAGCACACTTCTAAAGATATGCGATGGCATAAAGAGGTACGAAAAAATGAAGCTGGGATTTTACGTCATCCTGTTGATGGGGATGCTTGGAAGCATTTCGACAATGTGTATCCTGACTTTGCAGCTGATTCTAGGAGTGTACGAATGGGGTTGGCGTCAGATGGGTTTAACCCTTTCTCTAATATGACATCAACCTATAGTTTGTTGCCAGTGATATTGATTCCGTACAATATGCCACCTTGGGCTTCTCCTAATGGAACAAACTATCTCATGTCTTTGTTAATTCCAGGCCCTAAATCTCCTGGAAAAGATTATGATGTGTTCTTGATGTCATTAATTGAAGAGCTTAAAGAGTTATGGGATGGAGTCAATGCATATGATTTGTATGGTCAATGCATGTTTAAACTTCGAGCTGCAGTCTTGTGGACAATTAGTGATTTTCCTGCTTATGCATACTTGTCTAGGTGGAGCACTGCTGGTAAATTAGCATGTCCTGTTTGTCTTGAAGATACAAGATCTCGAAGAATAACTGACAAACAATGTTTCATGGGACATCGATGTTATTTGAAAAGAAACCATTCTTGGAGAAAAAGTAAAGAATATGATGGATCTACTGAATTACGTGGCCCTCCTAGAACTTTTACTGGTGATGACATTTTAAAGCAATTGGATGAAATTCCTATTCATACCCCTGGTAAAGCACCAAGTAATTCTTCTAGAAAACGTAAGCGTGGAGAGAAAGAGCTGAATTGGTGTAAAAGAAGTGTTTTGTTTGAATTGCCATACTGGTCAAAGCTCTTGCTGCGTCACAATCTTGATGTGATGcatatagagaaaaatgtatgtgataacATTATTGGAACACTTTTAGACATTGAAGGTAAATCGAAAGACACTTTAAAAGCTCGTAAGGATTTACAAAATCTTAATATTCGTGAAGACCTTTGGCTGAAGAAGGACCCATCTAATAACAA ATTACCGGATGGATATGCTTCGAATATTAGTCGATGTGTAACAGATAATGACAAACTAGGAGGAATGAAAACTCATGATTGTCATGTTTTACTTCATAAGATATTACCAGCTGCATTACTTCCTTTTCTGACAGACAACATTCGTGGTACTTTGATTGAACTCTGCCAATTCTTTCAAAAAATTTGTGCAAAACCATTACAAATTTATGACATAGAAGAATTGAGAGATGGAATTGTAataattttgtgcaagttggaaaAGATATTTCCCCCATCATTTTTTACCATAATGGTTCATCTTTGTGTTCACCTACCCGATCAAGTGTTATTAGGTGGTCCAGTTGCTTCGAGATGGATGTTTGGGACAGAACGCCATATGGGTTTGTACAAGAAATATGTGAGAAACATGTCTCGGCCTGATGGTTCAATAGCAGAAGCTTTTGTTGTAGATGAAGCTGTAACTTTCTTGTCAAGATATGTTTCTAACATAGAGACAGGATTCACAAGACCCGAGTGTAATTGGGATATACCTTCTCCAAATCATACGTTAGATGTTTTCAACTCCAATGTTCGTCCATTAGGGGCATCTACTATCAAATTGCTTCAAAATTGGAGACAAGTCGTTCAATGGTATATATTGAACAATTCTGTAGATGATATCCAACATTTTATCGA AAAAGGTCTTTCAGATTCAGAAGTTGCCTTAGAGCACAAAGAACAATTTCCTTCTTGGTTTAAGAATAAA GTGTCTCAAATGCGAGTTCAAAAATCACCTCTTGCCAATGATGATTTGTACtctttatctcaaggtccacttGAACGGTACAACACCTACCAAAGTTGTATTGTAAATGGTGTTCGATTTCGATGTAAAGAGCGTGACAATACTCTTAAGACACAATGTTCTGGAATTTGCACTGAAGGTGATCATGACAATATTAATATCCTATACTATGGTGTCTTGATTGAGATTTTGCAGTTGTCATTCGTTTTAGATCGGAAGGTGTTCTTATTTCGTTGCAAGTGGTATAACTCTAATCCAAAAGGTAGATCAATTGTTGTGGATCATAATTTGACTTCCATCAATACATCTACTGATTGGTATTCTAATGAACCATTTATCTTGGCAACTCAAGCACAACAAGTTTTCTATTTGCTTGATATGAAGCGTGGTTCAAATTGGCGGATTGTTCAAAAAGTAAATCATCGATCTATTTATGACATTCCTGAAATTATGGAAGAGACAGTAAATAATGATGTGTTTCAAGAAGAAGAATCATTTCAATTGCCACATTTTCAACCAACTGAGGATTTCATTGAAA GATAG
- the LOC133780557 gene encoding uncharacterized protein LOC133780557 — MVLSQRPRTTAQSNVEREHPQGSTHPTVQGEQVNVTTHFDTEDDNQSSQVPSGQTSSFKPRGVTRGLTTTTIAKASSTGKLSVTFNAECRQPICTNAEKFNNEIGFIIQNHGTFHYKEWRMVPEDVRAPLRHYLLEHFDINLNDETTKKCIDEQMRKAWKSHKYKLHLYFKEIGGENDLEMAKSKRHPDLKEEHQEDWMILCDRWCSPEFKERALKNTTNRSKRKWESKNGSVSTPRHHIRRGMVLTSPTGQIETWRLKHYDAEKGWTGIELGPLYDKMMELRDQHPPEELSDKEIMERVLGRDSVYLRG, encoded by the exons ATGGTACTCAGTCAACGACCTAGAACCACCGCACAATCTAATGTAGAGAGAGAACACCCTCAAGGCTCCACACACCCTACTGTACAGGGTGAGCAAGTCAATGTGACGACCCATTTTGATACCGAAGATGATAATCAATCTTCCCAAGTTCCATCAG GACAAACATCTTCCTTTAAGCCACGTGGAGTTACTCGCGGCTTGACAACTACAACTATAGCTAAGGCATCATCAACTGGAAAGTTGTCAGTGACTTTTAATGCGGAGTGTCGTCAACCAATTTGTACTAATGCTGAGAAATTTAATAATGAGATTGGATTCATTATTCAGAATCATGGTACATTTCATTATAAAGAGTGGAGAATGGTCCCAGAAGATGTGAGAGCTCCATTGCGACACTATCTTTTG gaACATTTTGACATCAACTTGAATGATGAGACTACTAAAAAATGCATTGATGAGCAAATGAGAAAAGCTTGGAAGAGTCATAAGTACAAGCTGCACTTATATTTCAAAGAAATTGGAGGAGAAAATGATCTTGAGATGGCCAAGAGCAAACGTCATCCAGACTTAAAAGAAGAACATCAAGAAGATTGGATGATTTTGTGTGATCGTTGGTGTTCTCCTGAATTTAAG GAAAGAGCATTAAAGAATACTACCAATCGATCAAAGAGGAAATGGGAGTCGAAAAATGGTTCAGTCTCCACACCACGACATCACATTCGACGTGGAATGGTGTTAACTTCTCCTACCGGTCAAATTGAGACATGGCGTCTAAAGCATTATGATGCTGAGAAAGGATGGACTGGAATAGAGCTCGGGCCATTATAT gATAAAATGATGGAGTTAAGGGATCAACATCCTCCAGAAGAATTGTCTGATAAAGAGATTATGGAGCGTGTACTTGGACGTGATTCGGTATACTTGCGAGGGTAG